The Pseudomonas sp. R4-35-07 genome contains a region encoding:
- a CDS encoding recombinase family protein, protein MSTEHQQYSTENQSDKIREYAERHGMQIVRTYADQGKSGLRIDGRQSLQQLIKDVESGTADFQIILVYDVSRWGRFQDADESAYYEYICRRAGIQLAYCAEQFENDGSPGSTIVKGVKRAMAGEYSRELSAKVFAGQCRLIELGYRQGGSAGYGLRRVLIDQAGSIKSELARGEHKSLQTDRVILMPGPQAEVQVVNQIYHWFIDEGLPESEIASRLNSRGIHTDLDRHWTRATVREVLSNEKYIGNNVYNRISFKLKKHRVSNQPDMWIKKEGAFEAIVSPEAFYTAQGILRARAHRFSNEELIEKLRNLYQHRGFLSGLIIDETEGMPSASAYIHRFGSLISAYQVVGFTPDRDYRFLEINRFLRRLHPEIVSQTEHVISDIGGLIERDPATDLMTVNREFSISLVLSRCQSLDSGRRRWKVRFDTSLAPDITVAVRLDEANQAPLDYYLLPRLDFGQQGFNLADHNSIEFESYRFDSLDYLYGMAARARIRRAA, encoded by the coding sequence ATGTCGACTGAGCACCAGCAGTACTCGACCGAAAATCAGTCAGACAAGATTCGCGAGTACGCCGAGCGGCACGGCATGCAGATCGTCCGTACCTATGCCGACCAAGGTAAAAGCGGGCTGCGCATAGATGGCCGACAGTCCTTGCAGCAGTTGATCAAGGACGTAGAGTCTGGGACGGCGGACTTCCAGATCATTCTGGTCTATGACGTCAGTCGCTGGGGGCGATTTCAGGATGCTGATGAAAGCGCCTATTACGAGTACATCTGCCGCCGTGCGGGCATTCAGCTTGCCTACTGTGCCGAGCAGTTTGAAAACGACGGTTCTCCAGGCTCGACCATTGTCAAAGGCGTCAAGCGTGCGATGGCGGGTGAGTACAGCCGGGAACTGTCGGCCAAGGTGTTCGCGGGCCAGTGCCGATTGATTGAGCTGGGCTATCGCCAGGGGGGAAGTGCGGGATACGGCCTGCGGCGTGTCCTGATCGATCAGGCGGGTTCAATCAAAAGCGAGCTGGCGCGGGGCGAGCACAAGAGTCTGCAAACCGACCGTGTGATTTTGATGCCCGGGCCTCAAGCCGAAGTACAGGTGGTGAACCAAATCTATCACTGGTTCATCGATGAAGGTTTACCCGAATCTGAAATCGCCTCCCGCCTCAACAGCCGTGGGATTCACACCGATCTGGATCGGCACTGGACACGGGCCACTGTGCGTGAGGTGCTGAGCAATGAAAAATACATCGGTAATAATGTCTACAACCGGATTTCCTTCAAGCTCAAAAAACACCGGGTCAGTAACCAGCCGGACATGTGGATCAAGAAGGAAGGTGCATTCGAGGCCATCGTATCACCGGAGGCGTTCTATACCGCCCAAGGTATCCTGCGCGCCCGGGCGCATCGGTTCAGCAATGAAGAACTGATCGAGAAACTGCGCAACCTATACCAGCATCGCGGCTTCCTTTCGGGCCTTATCATCGACGAGACGGAGGGGATGCCGTCGGCCTCGGCCTATATCCACCGTTTTGGTAGTTTGATCAGTGCCTACCAGGTCGTAGGATTCACGCCGGATCGAGACTATCGCTTCCTCGAGATCAATCGTTTTTTGCGACGGTTGCATCCGGAAATTGTCAGTCAGACCGAACATGTGATTTCTGATATCGGTGGGTTGATCGAGCGCGATCCCGCCACTGACCTAATGACGGTCAATCGGGAGTTCAGCATCTCGCTGGTCCTGTCACGATGCCAGTCGCTGGACAGCGGACGCAGGCGGTGGAAGGTTCGCTTCGACACTAGCCTGGCCCCAGACATCACGGTCGCCGTCCGTCTGGACGAAGCCAATCAGGCGCCGCTCGACTATTACCTGCTGCCACGGTTGGACTTCGGCCAGCAGGGTTTCAACCTCGCCGATCACAACAGCATTGAATTTGAGAGTTATCGCTTCGACAGTCTGGATTATCTCTACGGCATGGCAGCGCGCGCACGTATCAGGAGGGCGGCATGA
- a CDS encoding amidotransferase: protein MSLRVCILETDILRPGLIDQYQGYGQMFKRLFAKQPIAAEFVVYNVVQGEYPPDDEAFDAYLITGSKADSFGTDPWIQTLKTYVLQRYERGDKLLGICFGHQLLALLLGGKTERASQGWGMGIHDYTLDAKAPWMSPQVPELTLLISHQDQVTTLPENATVIASSEFCPIAAYHIGDQVLCFQGHPEFVHDYSRELLEILQTTLGEKVYTNGVASLERDHHGATVAEWMMRFVAHTPKASPNA from the coding sequence ATGTCGCTACGCGTCTGCATCCTGGAAACCGATATCCTGCGTCCAGGCCTGATCGATCAGTACCAAGGTTACGGGCAGATGTTCAAGCGCCTGTTTGCCAAGCAGCCGATCGCCGCCGAGTTTGTGGTTTACAACGTGGTGCAGGGTGAATACCCGCCGGATGACGAAGCCTTTGACGCGTACCTGATCACCGGCAGTAAGGCCGACTCGTTCGGCACCGACCCGTGGATCCAGACCCTCAAGACCTACGTGCTCCAGCGCTACGAGCGCGGCGACAAGTTATTGGGTATCTGCTTCGGCCACCAACTGCTTGCGTTGCTGCTCGGCGGCAAGACCGAACGCGCCAGCCAAGGCTGGGGCATGGGCATTCACGACTACACCCTCGATGCCAAGGCACCCTGGATGAGCCCGCAAGTGCCGGAACTGACGCTATTGATCAGCCACCAGGACCAGGTCACGACTCTGCCGGAAAATGCCACGGTCATTGCCTCGAGCGAGTTTTGCCCCATCGCGGCATATCACATTGGTGACCAGGTGTTGTGCTTCCAGGGCCACCCGGAATTTGTTCACGACTATTCCCGCGAACTGCTTGAGATTCTTCAGACAACCCTGGGCGAAAAGGTCTATACCAACGGCGTGGCCAGCCTGGAGCGTGACCACCACGGCGCGACCGTGGCGGAATGGATGATGCGCTTTGTGGCGCACACACCTAAAGCCAGCCCGAACGCTTGA
- a CDS encoding AlpA family transcriptional regulator: MRIIRLKDVIDSTGLGRSTIYKYIADGAFPKPVSLGERSVGWVEGEIHDWILARIEARDLAE; the protein is encoded by the coding sequence ATGAGGATCATTCGCCTGAAAGACGTCATCGACTCAACTGGTCTGGGTCGGTCTACCATCTATAAGTACATCGCAGACGGAGCCTTCCCTAAGCCTGTTTCGCTGGGAGAGCGCAGCGTTGGTTGGGTTGAAGGTGAGATACACGATTGGATTTTGGCCAGGATTGAGGCGCGCGACCTGGCCGAATGA
- a CDS encoding Lrp/AsnC family transcriptional regulator, whose amino-acid sequence MSEMLLSVLLSKAKGISPEAKYVLVRLVECGLVAGPICSGVKELAGRFGISDSQMGAAMNSLTAAKVLIRRDLVSGQGRPKRQYELAPGDVEQVGLNDVSKVVHARVIHHLLKHESKALQLSDVAMQQKGPLEGAPLAHVRASRKQGRLSVVNRLLLAVLLCRADRFGVVRDLGRAELSRLTGLSQERLKNRIRTLLDSGLIRAYTPGATGSVIFKKTKSVYYLNLHHLELNCGQRLPILLVSVDRVPTEDNDVDVVDGIFKSGRELRSQLTGEVRKFFKDSHEQGLAPFMRGRLDLYAGYLLSHHWSVLGEGEGEGEAELAQLIKLDLLGAPDAEDSQRLATYLCDQAGNVARGVRGGWFQGKSALIDGMDFEELDYVLLPMREVAYKSRNDRFYPSRAVLALPPDDVVCAGKLHVVEFGLGNQVKVQVFSSLETVSNAEQYLYGLLTPPEGELSV is encoded by the coding sequence GTGAGCGAGATGCTGCTTTCAGTGCTGCTCAGTAAGGCGAAAGGGATCAGTCCTGAAGCAAAGTATGTATTGGTACGCTTGGTTGAGTGCGGTTTGGTTGCAGGGCCCATTTGCTCGGGTGTTAAAGAGCTAGCAGGGCGATTTGGAATTTCAGATAGCCAGATGGGCGCAGCAATGAATTCGTTGACCGCTGCTAAGGTCCTGATTCGTCGGGACTTGGTGAGCGGGCAAGGGCGCCCCAAAAGACAATATGAGTTGGCGCCAGGCGACGTTGAGCAGGTTGGTCTGAATGACGTGTCTAAGGTGGTCCATGCCAGAGTAATCCATCACCTTTTAAAGCATGAGAGCAAGGCGCTTCAGTTGTCAGATGTTGCCATGCAGCAAAAGGGGCCGCTCGAAGGCGCCCCCCTTGCTCATGTCCGAGCAAGCCGGAAGCAGGGCCGACTGAGTGTCGTAAATCGTTTGCTGCTTGCAGTGCTGTTATGCCGCGCTGATCGATTTGGTGTTGTGCGGGATTTAGGTCGTGCAGAGCTCTCGCGGTTAACTGGGCTAAGTCAGGAGCGTTTGAAGAACCGAATTCGGACCTTGCTCGATAGTGGTTTGATCCGGGCATACACACCGGGTGCAACAGGATCAGTCATCTTCAAAAAGACCAAAAGCGTTTACTACCTCAATCTGCACCATCTAGAGTTAAATTGTGGGCAGCGCTTGCCGATTTTATTGGTGTCGGTTGATCGCGTGCCGACTGAGGACAACGATGTTGACGTAGTAGATGGCATCTTCAAGTCAGGCCGGGAGTTGCGTAGCCAATTGACTGGCGAAGTTCGTAAGTTTTTTAAAGATAGCCACGAGCAAGGGCTGGCCCCTTTCATGAGGGGAAGGCTTGATTTGTATGCGGGATACCTGCTTTCTCATCATTGGAGTGTGCTTGGTGAGGGTGAGGGTGAGGGTGAGGCAGAGCTGGCTCAGTTGATCAAGCTCGATTTGCTTGGCGCTCCTGATGCGGAGGACTCCCAACGGCTTGCCACCTATTTGTGTGACCAAGCTGGAAACGTGGCGAGAGGTGTTAGAGGTGGCTGGTTTCAGGGCAAATCGGCATTGATCGATGGCATGGATTTCGAGGAATTGGATTACGTGCTTCTCCCTATGCGAGAGGTTGCGTATAAGTCGCGCAATGATCGGTTCTATCCTTCGCGAGCCGTTCTGGCGTTACCTCCGGATGACGTAGTGTGCGCGGGAAAATTGCATGTTGTGGAGTTTGGGCTTGGTAATCAGGTGAAAGTGCAGGTTTTTAGTAGCTTGGAGACGGTTTCTAATGCAGAGCAATATTTGTATGGCTTACTGACTCCGCCAGAAGGTGAATTGTCTGTTTGA
- a CDS encoding 1-acyl-sn-glycerol-3-phosphate acyltransferase: MLFLLRMLLMGLHFIVAGVLGVLLGICRPFNPDNSRLCARLYALPAMWILRLNVIADVDSLRNKPGTCVVIANHQSNYDLFVLGTVVPHRTVCIAKKSLKWVPLFGQLFWLAGNVLIDRGNAHKARRAMLTVTRTLQHEDTSIWVFPEGTRNLGKGLLPFKKGAFHMAIAAGVPIVQVCVSNYVTHMRLNRWNGGDVLIRSLAPIPTTGMTADDVPALMQACQAQMDACIAQMDRELQSA; the protein is encoded by the coding sequence ATGCTTTTTCTGTTACGTATGTTGTTGATGGGCCTGCACTTTATAGTCGCCGGTGTACTGGGCGTGCTATTGGGGATCTGCCGGCCGTTCAATCCGGACAATAGCCGTCTGTGCGCACGCCTTTACGCGCTGCCAGCGATGTGGATCCTGCGCCTGAACGTGATAGCCGATGTCGACTCCCTGCGTAACAAGCCCGGCACTTGCGTGGTGATCGCCAACCACCAGTCCAACTATGATCTGTTTGTGCTCGGCACCGTGGTGCCCCACCGCACGGTATGCATCGCCAAAAAGAGCCTGAAATGGGTGCCGTTGTTCGGCCAGTTGTTCTGGCTGGCCGGCAATGTGTTGATCGACCGCGGCAATGCGCACAAGGCGCGCCGGGCCATGCTCACCGTTACTCGCACCTTGCAACACGAAGACACGTCTATCTGGGTGTTTCCAGAAGGCACGCGCAACCTGGGCAAAGGTTTGTTGCCGTTCAAAAAAGGCGCGTTCCACATGGCGATCGCGGCCGGTGTGCCGATCGTGCAGGTGTGTGTCAGTAACTACGTTACGCATATGCGCCTTAACCGCTGGAACGGTGGGGATGTGCTCATACGCTCGTTGGCGCCGATTCCTACTACCGGAATGACCGCGGATGACGTTCCGGCGTTGATGCAAGCGTGTCAGGCGCAGATGGATGCGTGCATTGCGCAGATGGATCGTGAGCTGCAAAGCGCTTGA
- a CDS encoding inovirus-type Gp2 protein, with product MTNSNAHPPLSQSDIAIQIERLVKAIEQHDTPAFRLSGTRSGHKQIEPTRLSKYFKCVQQMIDLFDDRCKYRYSEHLQAFQDACQDIGLERSPTGPVCLNEEGTIYLDHHRSMNVLVIRIRQLTREQWYRREKGDRRYLAGQQADRVCEYSDAMIDRYSRTLIIRVNLYYYQKVQARQRVEQVFGDLDRFIAERERNPIFDHLIGYICVVEQGVDRGYHLHAAFFFNGNEVRGDVYKAEQIGELWKDITRGQGYFNSCNHEKEKYKDDDRLGIGMILRSALKVRSHVHYAMRYLVKDDQQLRLKPVGARCLRIGQIATPRL from the coding sequence ATGACCAATAGCAATGCCCACCCCCCTCTCTCGCAATCCGATATTGCCATCCAGATTGAGCGGCTCGTTAAGGCCATCGAACAACACGACACGCCAGCATTCCGGCTGTCAGGTACACGCTCAGGTCATAAGCAGATTGAGCCGACCAGGCTCTCCAAGTACTTCAAGTGCGTCCAGCAAATGATTGACTTGTTCGATGATCGCTGCAAATACCGTTACAGCGAACACCTGCAAGCGTTCCAGGACGCCTGTCAAGATATTGGTCTGGAGCGGAGCCCTACAGGTCCTGTCTGCTTGAATGAGGAGGGTACGATCTACCTCGACCATCATCGCAGTATGAACGTTCTTGTCATCCGGATCCGTCAGTTGACTCGTGAACAATGGTATCGCCGTGAGAAAGGGGACCGTCGTTATCTGGCCGGGCAGCAAGCGGACCGGGTCTGTGAATACTCCGACGCTATGATTGATCGCTACTCGCGGACTCTGATCATTAGGGTCAATCTGTATTACTACCAGAAGGTTCAGGCTAGGCAGCGTGTCGAACAAGTATTCGGCGATCTAGACCGGTTTATTGCTGAGCGTGAGCGTAACCCGATTTTCGACCACCTCATTGGCTATATCTGTGTGGTAGAGCAGGGCGTTGATCGTGGCTATCACCTCCATGCGGCCTTCTTCTTCAACGGCAATGAAGTGCGCGGAGATGTTTACAAGGCTGAGCAAATTGGTGAGCTGTGGAAAGATATTACTCGGGGGCAGGGCTACTTCAACAGCTGTAACCACGAAAAGGAAAAGTACAAAGACGACGACAGACTGGGTATAGGCATGATCCTTCGTAGTGCCCTGAAGGTCCGCAGTCATGTCCACTATGCGATGCGCTACCTGGTCAAGGACGATCAGCAGTTGCGGCTGAAGCCTGTCGGCGCTCGATGCTTGCGGATAGGGCAGATAGCTACCCCTCGACTGTGA
- a CDS encoding crotonase/enoyl-CoA hydratase family protein, giving the protein MSELIAYHLEDGIATLTLSNGKVNAISPAVVSAFNAALDQAEKDRAVVVITGTPGILSGGYDLKVMTAGPKEAIGLVTSGSTLARRLLAHPFPVIVACPGHAVAKGAFLLLSADYRIGVEGPFSIGLNEVAIGMTMHHAGIELARDRLRKSAFHRSVINAEMFDPQGALQAGFLDKVVAPEELHAAALEAARQLKKINMNAHKHTKLKVRKALLDALDDAIIQDQGHNLI; this is encoded by the coding sequence ATGAGTGAGTTGATTGCCTACCACCTCGAAGACGGTATCGCGACCCTGACCCTGAGCAACGGCAAGGTGAATGCCATTTCTCCCGCCGTGGTCAGTGCGTTCAATGCGGCGCTGGACCAGGCGGAGAAGGATCGGGCGGTGGTGGTGATTACAGGCACGCCGGGGATTCTGTCGGGAGGTTATGATTTGAAGGTGATGACGGCCGGCCCTAAAGAGGCCATCGGCCTGGTCACGTCGGGCTCGACGCTGGCGCGTCGGCTGTTGGCGCATCCGTTCCCGGTGATTGTGGCGTGCCCTGGGCATGCGGTGGCCAAGGGTGCGTTCCTGCTGCTGTCGGCGGATTACCGGATCGGTGTGGAAGGCCCGTTCAGCATTGGCCTGAATGAAGTGGCGATTGGCATGACCATGCACCACGCCGGTATCGAGCTGGCGCGGGATCGTCTGCGCAAGTCGGCGTTTCATCGGTCGGTGATCAATGCCGAGATGTTTGACCCGCAAGGCGCTCTGCAAGCGGGCTTCCTCGACAAGGTGGTAGCGCCGGAAGAATTGCACGCGGCGGCACTGGAAGCGGCGCGGCAGTTGAAGAAGATCAATATGAACGCGCACAAACACACTAAGTTGAAAGTGCGCAAGGCACTGCTGGATGCGTTGGATGATGCAATCATCCAGGACCAAGGCCATAACCTGATTTAA
- a CDS encoding magnesium and cobalt transport protein CorA: MGRVVAAAVYSAGKKVTDITLDEGAAWAAKPGHFVWIGLEEPSAQELNNLQRQFNLHELAIEDAMEKHSRPKLETFGDALFIVTYSPVRENGKLEFIETHIFAGNGYIITARNGHSASYGFVRQRCEARPLLLEHGEDFVLYALLDFVTENYQPVSEAIHAEIDELERNVLCSSLSERDIQNLHGLRRDVLRLKRYVAPMVEISQELQKLSFPFIDKNMRPYFRDVQIHVTRQMEDLTTLRDIASQTIEIGVLLEASRQSVVQRKFAAWAAILAFPTAVAGIYGMNFQNMPELQWHYGYFAVLGLIAVGCVSLWASFKRSGWL, translated from the coding sequence ATGGGTAGAGTCGTTGCGGCCGCCGTCTACAGCGCCGGAAAGAAAGTCACTGATATTACCCTCGACGAAGGCGCGGCCTGGGCCGCCAAACCCGGCCACTTTGTGTGGATCGGCCTGGAAGAGCCCAGTGCTCAGGAGCTGAACAACCTGCAACGCCAGTTCAACCTGCACGAACTGGCCATCGAAGACGCCATGGAAAAGCACAGTCGCCCGAAGCTGGAAACCTTCGGCGACGCGCTGTTTATCGTCACCTATTCACCGGTGCGCGAGAACGGCAAGCTGGAGTTTATCGAAACCCATATCTTCGCCGGCAATGGCTACATCATCACCGCCCGTAATGGACACTCAGCGTCCTACGGTTTTGTACGCCAGCGCTGTGAGGCGCGTCCGTTGTTGCTGGAGCATGGCGAAGATTTCGTACTCTATGCCTTGCTGGATTTCGTCACCGAAAACTACCAGCCAGTCAGCGAGGCGATCCACGCCGAGATCGATGAACTGGAGCGCAACGTGCTGTGCAGCTCCCTGAGCGAGCGCGACATCCAGAACCTTCACGGCCTGCGCCGCGACGTGCTGCGGCTCAAGCGCTATGTGGCGCCGATGGTGGAGATCAGCCAGGAACTGCAGAAGCTGAGCTTCCCGTTTATCGACAAGAACATGCGCCCATACTTCCGTGATGTGCAGATCCACGTCACGCGGCAGATGGAAGACCTGACGACCCTGCGCGATATCGCTAGCCAGACCATTGAGATCGGCGTGTTACTGGAGGCCTCGCGCCAGAGCGTGGTGCAGCGCAAGTTCGCCGCTTGGGCGGCGATCCTCGCGTTCCCCACAGCGGTCGCGGGGATTTATGGGATGAATTTCCAGAACATGCCCGAGCTGCAATGGCACTACGGTTATTTTGCAGTGCTCGGGTTGATTGCGGTGGGATGCGTCAGCCTGTGGGCAAGCTTCAAGCGTTCGGGCTGGCTTTAG